The Oxyura jamaicensis isolate SHBP4307 breed ruddy duck chromosome 15, BPBGC_Ojam_1.0, whole genome shotgun sequence nucleotide sequence GGAAACACATTGAGGATCCTCCAGATTTCCACAGAGAACCCACAGAGCTCAATGCTTCCAGAAAACTCATGTACGTGAACACCtggggaaaaataggaaatgagtATCGATACAACATGGATTATCTGGCTGTGAGACTTGAACgctcagtttttattttatttttaaataaataataataataataataaagtgattCACCATCCTATCTCATTATCATCCTGATAGCCTCCAAGATCCAGGGTTCCTCCCTACGAAGAGGCCTCAGGTACCTTTATGTAAGACAGCAAGCcagctccttccttctccacctgtttctgctttctcaaaGCCCTCTCACAGAGCCGCGGGTTCTGCTCCATGGCCGAGCACAGCTCTTGCAGGCACTGCTGCGTGTAGGACACGGACTGCTCCTCAAAGTCCTCTGGGGAGATCTGCTGGCAAAACGCGATGCTGAGGGGGAACTCGTTGTCAAACTCGTCCAGGGTCTCCATCCTCTACCTGGGCAGAGAGGACAGGGCGGGCTGCACGCGCTCCTTATGCTGAGGGCGATGGCTGAGCCAtctgctgctgggctccctcCCACAAccaggggcagccccgggaGCCCACCCGCACCCTCCGGCCGCCCCcaccggcagcagcagccccgggaggCTCTGTCCCGGCCGGGTCAGGAGCCCACGGTCCTTCaggggctcccccagcccgcCCCTGGTTTCCAGGCCAACGCCGCCCCTTCCCCACAGCTGCGGCCCCGCGGGCAGGGAACGGCCAAACGCCTCGGCCCGTGCCCGGAGGAGGAACGGGGGGAgtcgggggtgggggggagccGCGCTGCCGCCGTTCCCCGCTCGCCCGGGGACCGGGGGGTGTCGTGAGGGGACGCGACGGGACCGGGACTCGAACCCCGGTCCCACCGGGGTCGcctgaggggaggggaggggcggAGCGCACCTGCCCGCAGCCTCCCGGccgctccctccccacctcctcccggccccgcccccgccgctgCTGCGAGCCAATCAAAGAACGCGGTGACGGGACGGAGGGGGCACCGCCTGCACCACATTGGACCGTTAgcggagggggcggggcctcccctcctcctccctcgtcctccctcctccccccccccccccaacccggTCGCGCGCGCGGCCGTTAACGGCTGCCGGGGGCGCGCGCGTGCCCTgaggggcgggcggcggcagAGGCGCGGGGGCGGCGTTGCGTTTGTCAGGCGGTCTTTATTAAAGGGCGCTCGTGAGCTCGGCGCTCAGGAGGACTTGCAGTATTTGGCCGTGTCCAGCCTGTAGTGGCCCGGGTTGTAGGGCGCCTTGGCGAAGCACATGGCGGCCGCGCGGTCGCAGTTGCAGATGAACATCTCGCACTCGTCGTTGGTGCCTGAGGGAGGGAGCGGGGACGCTCAGAGCCTTCGCCTGCCTCCCCCCTTGCCCCCCGTGTCACCGCCGCCGTGTCGGTGTGAGCTGCGCTCCCCTCCgtcccccgagccccccgcagGTGCCGTGCGAGCGTGTTCGCCAGCCCGGCGCCCTCTGcgtccctcctgccctccctgcagctctgacGGGCTGTCCGCTGTTTCTCTGCGCTCAGGAGCCGTAGGAGCCGGTCCCTCACGGTACCGATGTCTGCACAGcgctccccaggcagcccgCTGCCCCCTCGGGCTTGTGTGGGACCACAAGGCCTCATCCCCCCGAGGAGGGGACAGGTCCCCGCGCTCAGCCCGCCTATTCAACACGACTGCACGCTGTGACCCTCCTGGGCCCCCTCGGAGGCACCTAGGGCAGCGCTGGGTGCTGCGTTCAGCCACGCAGCCCCGGGCCTAACTGCAGCGGAGGTGCTGAGCAAAGCAGAGCGACACGGGGGAGGACGTACTGCTGCACGTAATATCCTCGCTGGAGCAGCTGAACTTGTACGTCTTGGTGTAGGGGTTGTCCACCAAGGTGGTGCACGCTGACAGTTTCTCTGCCTGAGAGTAGCAGTTATCGTGTGTTTGACAGCACCTGGAGAACAAGGAGGAAGAGGTCAGAAAACACCAGAAATGCAAACTCAGCTGACCCGTAAGACATGAAATATGCTAGTATTTACAAATATGCTTTGACAAGGtgctgaacaaaaataaatccctcAAGGTACCCAGTGATAAGAGGGAGAGGTCACGAAGGACCTCAAAGGGACGCAGAATCACTGAATATcctagttggaagggacccacaaggatcactgagttcaactcctcctctgccagctcGTGCTCCAAGTACACGTGTGCCTactgcagcctggcagctgaCGAGCTAACAGCTGGCACAACCACCGCACCTTGGCTATCGGTCTAATGTGATCTACAAACTGGCAAGCTACTTCTTAGCgttctgcagctcagccctgaGAGGTCGATGGTCAAGCACTGGGGAGTGGGCTCACAGCTGCTGTCTGGGCTTCCAGCACAGcactgggaaaaaacaaaacaaaaaaacctgcaggaaTGAATGCAGCATAGCtgctacagaaagagaaagtagAATGCATTGCTTGGATTATATTTTATCCTGTTAATAAGACCTTCAGGTGTGATACTACACaaccttttttccttaaaccaGTCTTTGGGAGAACGCTTTATCCATAGCAGCCAGAGAGTTTTGTGAGCATTTTTTTACATGCAGGGCCAGCTAAGGAGAAGCAGGCATGCAGAAATGAGAACACGCAAGCTAGGAAAGATGTCTGTAAAAGCAGAGTTGTACAAACTTGTCAAGTTCATCCACT carries:
- the PLA2G1B gene encoding phospholipase A2 isoform X1; the encoded protein is MKSLALLFLLSVGAASADVSPRAVWQLRSMIQCTIPGSHPLLQYDGYGCYCGLGGSGTPVDELDKCCQTHDNCYSQAEKLSACTTLVDNPYTKTYKFSCSSEDITCSSTNDECEMFICNCDRAAAMCFAKAPYNPGHYRLDTAKYCKSS
- the PLA2G1B gene encoding phospholipase A2 isoform X2 — translated: MIQCTIPGSHPLLQYDGYGCYCGLGGSGTPVDELDKCCQTHDNCYSQAEKLSACTTLVDNPYTKTYKFSCSSEDITCSSTNDECEMFICNCDRAAAMCFAKAPYNPGHYRLDTAKYCKSS